From Mucilaginibacter rubeus, a single genomic window includes:
- a CDS encoding helix-hairpin-helix domain-containing protein, which produces MSPQLKSYLSITKKEWNGMVVLIILIAMVLLAPYVFLANHKDNTINFKAFDKAVAYANKTGDLIADEHTSAANHTTLPITLFKFNPNNLAVTSWIKLGLTEHQAQVIKHYEEKGGRFFTRGDVQKMYSISPTEYKRLEPYIDLPDGPALHINKVKPGEVVDINSADSARLTMIHGIGPAFARRIVRYRQRVGGFYSKEQLKEVYGLDQEKYDQIKDEVAVDGRHIIKVNINRATFNDLRRFPYMSFKQMDAIIAYRDEHGNYNTLTDLKNIAILNDGILRKIGPYLVFK; this is translated from the coding sequence ATGAGCCCGCAACTTAAAAGCTATCTGTCCATCACAAAAAAGGAGTGGAACGGAATGGTAGTGTTGATTATTTTAATAGCGATGGTTTTGTTGGCCCCCTATGTATTCCTGGCAAACCACAAAGATAATACAATAAATTTTAAGGCTTTTGATAAAGCAGTAGCCTATGCCAATAAAACGGGCGATCTCATAGCTGATGAGCATACTTCAGCAGCAAATCACACAACGTTACCCATTACTCTTTTTAAGTTTAACCCCAATAATTTAGCTGTTACAAGCTGGATAAAGCTTGGCCTTACAGAGCATCAGGCACAGGTAATTAAACATTACGAAGAAAAAGGTGGTCGGTTTTTTACCAGGGGAGATGTGCAAAAAATGTATAGTATTAGTCCAACAGAGTATAAGCGTCTCGAGCCTTATATTGATTTGCCTGATGGCCCGGCCTTGCACATCAATAAGGTTAAGCCGGGCGAAGTAGTTGATATCAACAGTGCCGATTCAGCAAGGCTTACCATGATCCACGGAATAGGTCCCGCGTTTGCCCGTCGTATTGTTCGTTATCGTCAGCGGGTTGGCGGCTTTTACAGCAAGGAGCAGTTAAAGGAAGTTTATGGCCTCGATCAGGAAAAGTACGACCAGATAAAAGACGAGGTTGCGGTAGATGGCAGGCATATTATCAAAGTGAACATTAACAGAGCTACTTTTAATGATCTCAGGCGTTTTCCATATATGAGCTTTAAGCAGATGGATGCCATTATTGCTTACCGCGATGAGCATGGTAATTACAATACCTTGACCGATCTGAAAAATATTGCCATACTTAATGACGGAATTTTGCGTAAAATTGGGCCTTATTTAGTTTTCAAATGA
- a CDS encoding lysophospholipid acyltransferase family protein translates to MKVITTEEFAKATKLDKLKMPGLAALLMELMKINQVNDLFAQAQPKQGPEFVDAILEGCGIDIEFDERELRNIPKEGSFVAIANHPYGGIEGMVLLKILCMARPDSKLMANFLLKKIPNLADYFIAVNPFENVEHSSSISGLKNTLELLNQGTPIGIFPAGEVSTFKVEQKQVTDRMWHPVVGKIIAKAKVPVVPIYFHGNNGLLFNFLSLLHPTLRTAKLPSELFNKHGHTIKLRIGKPINVTEIPDYTNSTKLLNFLRARTYALGTGLEEEKKIFSPRNLFKIKRDAEEIAPEIDSAILEKEIEPLRENYKVWTEKNYEVFIVPTSTIPNVIREIGRLREITFRQVGEGTNKSIDLDEYDIYYHHLFIWDFEAKMIVGAYRIGLGDEIFYSVGKKGFYVNELFKLKTQFIPVLRRSLELGRSWIRKEYQTKPLPLFLLWKGILKFLIDNPRYRYLIGPVSISNSFSKFSKSLIVDYINRNHFDHEMAQYVKPRKKFKVDFAKIDTDLLMAGEDSFKGLDNLISEVETRNMKVPVLLRQYIALNAKIISFNIDPKFADCLDGFLVLDLEKVPQDILDKLGKNL, encoded by the coding sequence ATGAAAGTTATAACCACCGAAGAGTTTGCCAAAGCCACCAAACTGGATAAGTTGAAAATGCCGGGCCTGGCCGCTTTATTGATGGAGTTAATGAAGATAAACCAGGTAAACGACCTGTTTGCACAGGCGCAACCCAAGCAAGGGCCTGAGTTTGTTGACGCTATATTAGAGGGATGCGGCATCGACATTGAATTTGACGAGCGCGAGCTGCGCAACATACCTAAAGAGGGAAGCTTTGTAGCCATAGCCAACCATCCTTACGGGGGTATTGAAGGCATGGTGCTGTTAAAAATCCTTTGCATGGCCCGTCCCGACTCGAAGTTGATGGCCAACTTTCTACTCAAAAAAATCCCAAATCTTGCCGATTATTTTATTGCCGTAAACCCGTTTGAAAACGTTGAACATTCATCAAGCATAAGCGGTTTAAAAAACACCCTTGAATTACTAAACCAGGGTACGCCGATAGGTATTTTCCCTGCCGGCGAGGTATCAACCTTTAAAGTAGAACAAAAACAGGTAACCGACCGCATGTGGCACCCCGTTGTGGGAAAAATCATAGCTAAAGCCAAAGTACCGGTTGTGCCAATCTATTTCCATGGCAATAATGGCTTATTATTTAACTTCCTGAGTTTGCTGCACCCTACTCTACGTACAGCCAAACTGCCATCAGAACTATTTAACAAGCATGGCCATACTATTAAGTTACGCATAGGCAAGCCTATCAACGTAACCGAAATTCCGGATTATACTAACAGTACAAAGCTCCTTAACTTTTTGCGTGCCCGTACTTATGCTTTAGGCACCGGCTTGGAAGAAGAAAAGAAAATCTTTAGCCCACGTAACCTGTTTAAAATTAAACGTGACGCTGAAGAAATTGCTCCTGAAATTGACAGTGCCATCCTTGAAAAGGAAATAGAGCCGCTAAGGGAAAATTACAAGGTTTGGACCGAAAAAAACTACGAAGTATTTATTGTTCCCACCTCAACCATTCCGAACGTAATCCGCGAGATTGGCCGTTTAAGGGAGATTACTTTCAGGCAGGTGGGCGAAGGCACCAATAAAAGCATCGACCTGGATGAGTATGACATTTATTACCATCACCTGTTTATCTGGGATTTTGAAGCCAAAATGATTGTAGGGGCTTACCGCATTGGTTTGGGGGATGAGATCTTTTACAGCGTGGGCAAAAAGGGCTTTTATGTTAATGAGCTGTTTAAGCTTAAAACGCAATTTATCCCGGTATTGCGCCGCAGCCTTGAACTGGGCCGTTCCTGGATCCGTAAAGAATACCAGACTAAACCACTGCCGCTGTTCCTGTTGTGGAAAGGCATCCTGAAATTCCTGATCGATAACCCGAGGTACCGTTACCTGATCGGCCCTGTAAGTATCAGTAACTCGTTCTCTAAATTTTCGAAATCACTTATTGTCGATTATATCAACCGCAATCACTTTGATCATGAAATGGCGCAGTACGTTAAACCACGCAAAAAATTTAAGGTTGATTTTGCCAAAATTGATACCGACCTGCTCATGGCCGGCGAAGACAGCTTTAAAGGCCTCGATAACCTGATATCTGAAGTGGAAACCCGTAACATGAAAGTGCCGGTATTGCTTCGTCAGTATATTGCTCTTAATGCAAAGATCATCAGCTTTAACATCGACCCTAAGTTCGCCGATTGCCTTGATGGCTTCCTGGTACTCGACCTTGAAAAAGTACCACAGGATATATTGGATAAGCTCGGGAAAAATTTATAA
- the hpf gene encoding ribosome hibernation-promoting factor, HPF/YfiA family produces MKITVQSIHFTADRKLLDFIQKKADKLDTFYDHIISGEVYLKLENVEDECNKITEIKLLLPGNQIFAKEKCKSFEEATDLAVESLRKQIEKHKQKKAIADATAKKAVLTAAEDGF; encoded by the coding sequence ATGAAAATTACAGTGCAGTCAATTCATTTCACCGCAGACAGGAAACTTTTAGATTTTATTCAGAAAAAGGCAGATAAGCTTGATACGTTTTATGATCATATTATTAGCGGTGAAGTTTACTTAAAGCTTGAGAATGTGGAAGATGAATGTAATAAGATAACGGAGATCAAATTATTGCTACCAGGAAACCAGATCTTCGCTAAAGAGAAATGTAAGAGTTTTGAGGAAGCTACCGACCTGGCAGTTGAGAGCCTGAGGAAGCAAATTGAGAAGCATAAACAAAAGAAAGCCATTGCTGATGCTACGGCCAAAAAAGCTGTTTTAACGGCAGCAGAGGACGGTTTTTAG
- a CDS encoding SusC/RagA family TonB-linked outer membrane protein yields the protein MKKRLLLILCSFVFAVTQLFAQNHTVTGTVTAKEDGLPLPGVSVKIKGTTTGTQTTVDGKFSLSVPNNAVLSFSFIGYATQDVPAGASANLKVVLEASSHGLNEVVVTALGISRQQKSIGYAAQQIKGDDLTVTKQSDLNTALAGKIAGVQVLGGSGAKFGTSTIRIRGVNSLSGANPIYVVNGVVTDANAINNDDIESATVLKGPAATALYGQRASEGAVVVTLKKGVDKGVGVSLNQSTTFEKVYQLPEYQNEYGGGTSTQWDTYTYDPANGSPASFAKFNGVKIYDYGVDESWGPKMDGTLYAPWYFWDPSNPDFGKLKPFVAQPNNVRDFYRTGVTYNTNAAFSKASDNYNFRVSYTNIDRTGITPNSAQKRNNVGLNGELKLTKKLTVSANFNFSQINSNNVPQEGYGTQTAGSFSQWFHRDVEISKLKNYRRADGTYTSWNITGPDDLTPHYWDNPYTEAYVNTSLSNSNRVFGNLTATYQFTKDLSLSLIAREDLLNRDDNSRVGSGTINTDSYSQSQYTYKENNYVANLAYSHNFKDLSVKAGLYAETRQDRYLYTGGNTNGGLAIPELYSLANSLNAPTSISYNGLSRVNSYYGYTSFGYKDFLYLDFNARNDISSTLPINNNSYWYGGLSGSFVFTELMPKNDILSFGKLRLSAAKLGSDAALYSIYQTYNLSTTPYSPTKTGSSPVQTVPNTLPNADLRPSLSTSYEIGTELRFLRDRVKFDFNYYTRSQKDQILPLPINGTSGYSTAVINAGQIRNSGIEISLGGTPVKSKDFTWNTDFNISFNRNKVISLYPGLNNLKVTPDGLGGYTASGGNQAAGTQSFGFVGSPSFGINGIVGKSYGQIIGSGFTRDKNGNIIVGDDGLPIVNSTVNLGSMLPSYTGGFTNSFNYKNFILAFSLDFQKGGKFVSVTQQNLNGSGLGIETVGNNAKGNPKRNSVADGGGVLVAGVHEDGTPNTTYVETRTLYEQAYSQIWEKWTYDASYIKLREVSVGYSFPKKMLGKLPFQTAYFGITSQNPWMIYSKLKGVDPSQLQTSFYEGGQLPNTRNLGFNIKLTF from the coding sequence ATGAAAAAACGATTACTACTAATTTTGTGCAGTTTCGTATTCGCTGTAACACAGCTTTTTGCGCAAAATCACACTGTTACCGGCACGGTAACAGCCAAAGAGGACGGTCTTCCTCTGCCGGGTGTATCGGTTAAAATAAAAGGTACAACAACCGGTACCCAAACTACCGTCGACGGTAAGTTTTCACTCAGCGTTCCTAACAACGCAGTATTATCATTCAGCTTTATCGGTTATGCCACTCAGGATGTTCCTGCCGGAGCTTCAGCAAACCTTAAAGTGGTTTTAGAAGCCTCAAGCCATGGGCTTAATGAGGTAGTTGTAACCGCCTTAGGTATCTCAAGGCAGCAAAAATCAATAGGTTATGCTGCACAACAGATTAAGGGCGATGACCTTACGGTTACCAAGCAATCTGACCTTAACACTGCTCTTGCCGGTAAAATTGCAGGTGTACAGGTGTTAGGCGGTTCTGGTGCAAAATTTGGTACCTCAACTATCCGTATCCGTGGTGTTAACTCATTATCAGGCGCTAATCCTATTTACGTGGTAAATGGTGTTGTTACTGATGCTAATGCTATCAACAATGACGACATCGAATCGGCAACGGTGCTTAAAGGCCCCGCTGCTACAGCTCTTTATGGTCAGCGTGCATCTGAAGGTGCGGTTGTTGTTACCTTAAAAAAAGGTGTTGATAAAGGAGTAGGAGTTTCGTTGAATCAATCAACAACTTTCGAAAAAGTATACCAACTGCCAGAGTATCAAAATGAATATGGTGGTGGTACCAGCACGCAGTGGGATACTTACACTTATGATCCTGCAAATGGCTCTCCTGCTTCGTTTGCTAAATTCAACGGCGTAAAAATTTACGATTATGGTGTGGATGAAAGCTGGGGTCCTAAAATGGATGGCACCCTTTATGCTCCATGGTATTTCTGGGATCCTTCAAATCCAGACTTTGGCAAGCTAAAACCGTTTGTGGCCCAGCCAAACAACGTACGTGATTTTTACCGTACAGGTGTTACCTATAACACTAACGCTGCGTTTTCAAAAGCTTCTGACAACTATAATTTCAGGGTATCATATACTAACATCGATCGTACAGGTATTACTCCTAACAGCGCTCAGAAACGTAACAATGTTGGTTTAAACGGCGAACTTAAATTAACCAAGAAGTTAACTGTAAGCGCCAACTTTAACTTTTCGCAAATCAACTCAAATAACGTACCTCAGGAAGGTTACGGTACACAAACTGCCGGTTCATTTAGCCAGTGGTTTCACAGGGATGTTGAAATCAGCAAACTTAAAAATTACAGAAGAGCTGATGGTACCTATACTTCATGGAATATTACCGGTCCGGATGATTTAACGCCGCACTACTGGGATAACCCTTATACCGAAGCTTATGTGAATACTTCGCTATCAAACAGCAATCGTGTGTTTGGTAACTTAACAGCTACTTACCAGTTTACTAAAGATCTTTCTTTGTCGTTAATTGCCAGGGAAGATTTGTTAAACCGTGATGATAACTCAAGGGTTGGCTCAGGTACTATCAACACCGATTCATATTCACAAAGCCAGTATACCTACAAAGAAAATAACTATGTAGCTAACTTAGCATATAGCCACAACTTTAAAGACCTTTCTGTAAAAGCAGGTTTATATGCCGAAACACGTCAGGACCGTTACCTGTATACAGGTGGTAATACCAATGGCGGCCTTGCTATTCCTGAATTGTACTCGCTTGCAAACTCTTTGAACGCGCCTACATCTATCAGCTACAACGGCTTATCAAGGGTAAATAGCTACTATGGCTACACTTCATTCGGTTACAAAGATTTCTTGTACCTTGATTTTAACGCCCGTAACGATATTTCATCAACCTTGCCAATAAACAATAATTCATATTGGTACGGTGGTTTATCTGGCTCATTTGTGTTTACCGAGCTAATGCCTAAAAATGACATTCTTAGCTTCGGTAAATTGAGGCTTTCTGCTGCAAAATTAGGTTCGGATGCTGCTCTTTATTCAATTTATCAAACGTACAACTTAAGTACTACACCGTACAGCCCTACTAAAACAGGTAGCTCACCGGTACAGACAGTACCTAATACATTACCTAATGCCGACTTGAGGCCATCACTTTCAACTTCGTATGAAATTGGTACCGAATTGCGTTTCCTGAGAGACAGGGTTAAATTTGATTTCAACTACTATACCCGTTCTCAAAAGGATCAGATCCTGCCATTGCCTATCAACGGTACATCTGGTTACTCAACTGCAGTAATCAATGCCGGCCAGATCAGGAACAGTGGTATCGAGATCAGCCTTGGTGGTACCCCGGTTAAATCAAAAGACTTTACCTGGAATACTGATTTCAACATTTCATTTAACAGGAATAAAGTTATATCACTGTACCCTGGTTTAAATAACCTGAAAGTTACTCCTGATGGTTTAGGTGGTTATACTGCATCTGGCGGTAACCAGGCTGCCGGTACACAAAGCTTTGGCTTTGTTGGTTCGCCAAGCTTTGGTATTAACGGTATTGTTGGTAAATCTTATGGTCAAATTATTGGCTCTGGTTTTACCCGCGACAAAAACGGAAATATCATAGTTGGTGATGACGGTTTACCTATTGTAAACAGCACAGTTAACTTGGGTAGCATGCTGCCAAGCTACACTGGTGGTTTTACCAACTCTTTCAACTACAAAAACTTCATATTAGCTTTCTCTCTTGATTTCCAGAAAGGCGGCAAATTTGTGTCAGTTACTCAACAAAACTTAAACGGTTCTGGTTTGGGTATCGAAACTGTAGGCAACAATGCTAAAGGCAATCCAAAACGTAACTCAGTTGCCGATGGTGGTGGTGTTTTAGTAGCGGGCGTTCATGAAGATGGCACTCCTAACACAACTTATGTTGAAACCCGTACTTTGTATGAGCAGGCATATAGCCAGATTTGGGAAAAATGGACTTACGATGCTTCTTACATTAAATTAAGGGAAGTTAGCGTCGGCTACTCGTTCCCTAAAAAGATGCTGGGTAAATTACCATTCCAAACTGCTTATTTCGGCATAACTTCTCAAAACCCATGGATGATCTATTCTAAACTTAAAGGTGTAGATCCATCTCAATTGCAAACCTCTTTCTACGAAGGTGGTCAGTTACCAAACACAAGAAACTTAGGGTTTAACATCAAGTTAACGTTCTAA
- a CDS encoding tyrosine-type recombinase/integrase: protein MFLERFIQYIKYEKRYSVHTVSAYQSDLDQFVRFLNNPGGANPGSEPVITHPSQVSYHDIRNWMVELLDQKLTGRSVNRKMATLRKYFKFLLQEGIVETNPTSRIHSQKIAKTLPVVVEDARLTKMLDSDDVFTNDFPGLRDKLVIEMLFGTGIRLAELLGIKEQDLNLDGGVVKVLGKRNKERIIPINNELKILLPQYLELKKNQNFNNNSFTFIVTNKGADAYPKLIYLIVQKYLSNISTQNKRSPHVLRHTFATTMLNNGADLNSIKELLGHANLSATQIYTHNSVERLKSIYKLAHPKA from the coding sequence ATGTTTTTAGAGCGTTTTATCCAGTACATCAAGTATGAAAAGCGGTATTCAGTCCATACTGTGTCCGCGTATCAGTCAGACCTGGATCAGTTTGTGCGCTTTTTAAACAATCCCGGCGGTGCCAATCCTGGGTCCGAGCCGGTTATCACCCATCCATCGCAGGTAAGCTATCATGACATCCGTAACTGGATGGTTGAACTTCTTGACCAAAAACTTACTGGCCGTTCGGTTAACCGGAAAATGGCTACGCTGCGCAAATACTTTAAATTTTTATTGCAGGAAGGCATTGTTGAAACTAATCCAACATCGCGCATTCATTCACAAAAAATTGCAAAAACCCTGCCTGTGGTGGTTGAAGACGCCCGGCTAACAAAAATGTTAGATAGTGATGACGTTTTTACAAACGACTTTCCGGGGCTGCGCGATAAGCTTGTTATTGAGATGTTGTTTGGCACCGGTATACGCCTTGCCGAATTGTTAGGCATTAAAGAACAGGATCTTAACCTTGATGGGGGAGTAGTGAAGGTATTGGGGAAACGTAATAAAGAACGTATCATCCCTATCAATAATGAGCTGAAGATCCTGCTGCCCCAATATTTGGAGTTAAAGAAAAATCAAAATTTTAATAACAATTCCTTTACATTTATCGTTACAAATAAAGGAGCCGATGCTTATCCGAAATTGATTTATTTAATAGTGCAGAAATATCTCTCCAACATATCAACTCAAAATAAACGGAGCCCTCACGTGCTCAGGCACACGTTTGCAACCACCATGCTAAACAACGGGGCCGACTTAAATTCAATTAAAGAACTTTTGGGTCACGCTAACCTCAGTGCCACCCAAATTTACACGCACAACTCAGTTGAACGACTAAAATCTATTTATAAACTCGCCCATCCAAAGGCTTAA
- a CDS encoding acyl-CoA dehydrogenase has translation MDAMLTDTPHTDGYNFAMNENQQMVGQMAKDFAERYIKPHVMEWDEAQHFPIDLFKQLGELGMMGVFVPEQYGGSGFGYFEYVTVISEIAKVCGAIGLSVAAHNSLCTGHILAFGNEEQKLKWLPKLATAEWLGAWGLTEANTGSDALGMNTTAVLDGDHYVVNGSKNWITHGKSGNVAVVMVRTGNKGDSHGISALVIEKGTPGFTHGKKENKLGMRASETTELIFDNCRVPKENLLGVEGEGFKQAMKVLDGGRISIAALSLGIAKGAFDAAVAYAKERHQFGQPIGNFQGIAFKLANMATEIEAAELLIMQAADLKNRHLPVTKQSAMAKYFASETAVRTATEAVQIFGGYGYTKDFPVEKFYRDAKLCTIGEGTSEIQKIVISREVLKG, from the coding sequence ATGGATGCGATGTTGACTGATACCCCTCATACCGATGGGTATAATTTTGCTATGAACGAAAATCAGCAAATGGTAGGCCAGATGGCCAAAGACTTTGCCGAACGCTATATTAAACCTCATGTAATGGAGTGGGACGAGGCCCAGCACTTTCCTATCGACTTATTTAAGCAACTGGGCGAGCTTGGCATGATGGGTGTTTTTGTGCCCGAACAATACGGTGGTTCTGGTTTCGGATATTTTGAATATGTAACCGTAATAAGTGAGATAGCCAAAGTTTGCGGCGCTATAGGTTTATCTGTTGCTGCGCATAATTCGCTTTGCACAGGTCATATCCTTGCTTTCGGTAATGAAGAACAGAAGCTAAAATGGTTGCCTAAACTGGCTACTGCCGAGTGGCTTGGTGCCTGGGGACTTACCGAGGCCAATACCGGGTCAGACGCGTTGGGTATGAATACCACCGCTGTTTTGGATGGTGATCATTATGTTGTTAATGGTTCTAAAAACTGGATAACTCATGGTAAATCGGGCAATGTTGCCGTGGTGATGGTACGCACCGGCAACAAAGGCGACTCGCACGGTATCTCGGCTTTGGTGATTGAAAAAGGTACGCCAGGATTTACCCATGGTAAAAAGGAAAACAAACTGGGGATGCGCGCTTCAGAAACTACCGAACTTATTTTTGATAACTGCCGTGTGCCTAAAGAAAACCTGCTGGGTGTTGAGGGTGAAGGTTTTAAGCAAGCTATGAAAGTGCTGGATGGTGGTAGGATTTCGATAGCGGCGCTGTCGTTAGGAATTGCTAAAGGGGCCTTTGATGCTGCCGTGGCTTATGCCAAAGAACGGCACCAGTTTGGGCAGCCGATAGGCAATTTTCAGGGGATAGCATTTAAACTGGCCAATATGGCTACTGAAATAGAAGCCGCAGAACTGTTAATTATGCAGGCTGCCGATTTAAAGAACAGGCATTTGCCGGTAACCAAACAATCGGCTATGGCTAAATATTTCGCCTCTGAAACGGCGGTTCGTACAGCTACAGAGGCCGTGCAGATCTTCGGCGGATATGGCTATACCAAGGATTTCCCGGTTGAGAAATTTTACCGCGATGCCAAACTCTGTACAATAGGAGAGGGGACAAGTGAAATTCAGAAAATAGTGATCAGCAGGGAAGTGTTGAAAGGTTAG
- a CDS encoding adenine phosphoribosyltransferase: MIAQQIKAAIRDIPDFPKPGIIFKDITPILKNPELCENIVDAFVEQLKGTRIDVVAGIESRGFLFGLTLATKLGVPFIPVRKAGKLPFTIKQKAYKLEYGTATIELHTDAFEPGQHILLHDDLLATGGTVTAASELIKEMGGIVAGFSFVVGLGFLNGRERITPICDKLVVLADY, from the coding sequence ATGATAGCTCAGCAAATAAAAGCAGCCATAAGGGATATTCCCGATTTTCCGAAACCAGGAATTATTTTTAAAGATATTACCCCCATACTTAAAAACCCTGAGCTGTGCGAAAACATTGTTGACGCTTTTGTTGAGCAGTTAAAGGGTACCCGTATTGACGTTGTGGCAGGAATTGAAAGCAGGGGCTTCCTGTTTGGGCTTACGTTAGCTACCAAATTAGGTGTGCCTTTTATTCCAGTGCGAAAGGCCGGCAAGCTACCGTTCACCATAAAACAAAAAGCATATAAACTGGAGTATGGTACCGCGACTATCGAACTGCATACCGATGCCTTTGAACCGGGCCAACATATATTATTGCATGACGATTTGCTCGCAACCGGCGGTACCGTAACCGCGGCAAGTGAACTTATAAAAGAAATGGGCGGTATTGTTGCCGGTTTCTCCTTTGTAGTTGGGCTCGGTTTTCTGAATGGAAGAGAGCGCATAACGCCTATTTGTGATAAGCTGGTTGTGCTGGCCGATTATTAA
- the rpsU gene encoding 30S ribosomal protein S21 — MIIINVKDGESLDKALKRFKKKFEKTGVLRELRSRQAFEKKSVTRRHVVKHAIYKQGLNQETV; from the coding sequence ATGATCATTATTAACGTAAAAGACGGCGAATCATTAGATAAAGCATTGAAACGCTTCAAAAAGAAATTCGAAAAAACAGGTGTTTTAAGAGAACTACGTAGTCGTCAGGCTTTCGAAAAAAAATCTGTAACCCGTCGTCATGTTGTTAAACATGCTATCTACAAACAAGGTTTGAATCAAGAAACTGTTTAA
- a CDS encoding SusD/RagB family nutrient-binding outer membrane lipoprotein — MKRISNISKYIAGAGMIILASCKTGGDVNVSPNQSPNVQSGYLLTSALQYLGGVSGAGATTNINSFTGELYSQYLAETFYTNESLFSLKQYDYQGYYTGPLKDLKTIIDVNTDPTKKSLVAITKFGSNANQIASARILSAFIFLTVTDRWGDIPYSQALNGKSNLSPAFDAQKDVYAALMKELDEAQAQFDSGAAMPAQQDILFGGNLTKWKHWANSLHAIMALRLSKVDPNTGKAEYAKAVAGGLMTSNSDNAVYAYLAAQTNENPYFTNYRNRYDYAVSSLVVNTLTTLNDPRLPVYAAPTVSNTYVGLPYGTYGDALGNYSKGTRSKPGNISLIGLTVSNQGSPTVWTSYAQIMFTQAEAAHLGWIAGGDGAAADYYNKGVAASLEQNGVSTTNESAYLAQAAVQFSAATAMDQIMTQKWIAGFLGNGWESWAEYRRTGLPKLLDPVPGSLSPGQKIPRRQQYPQTESDLNTANYNAVIARQGPDALNTRVYWDKQ, encoded by the coding sequence ATGAAAAGAATATCTAATATTAGTAAATATATAGCTGGGGCGGGTATGATTATCCTTGCTTCGTGCAAAACCGGCGGCGACGTAAATGTTAGCCCTAACCAATCGCCTAACGTGCAGTCGGGCTATTTGTTAACCAGCGCCCTTCAGTACCTTGGAGGTGTTAGCGGTGCAGGCGCTACTACCAATATCAACTCTTTTACAGGCGAACTGTATTCACAATACCTGGCAGAAACTTTTTATACCAATGAATCATTGTTTTCATTGAAGCAATATGATTACCAGGGATATTATACCGGCCCGTTAAAAGACCTTAAAACAATCATCGACGTTAATACCGATCCGACAAAGAAAAGTCTTGTGGCTATCACAAAGTTTGGTTCAAACGCTAATCAGATAGCCTCGGCCCGTATTCTTAGCGCTTTTATTTTCCTTACTGTTACTGATAGGTGGGGCGATATACCATATTCACAGGCTTTAAATGGCAAATCAAATCTTTCGCCTGCATTTGATGCTCAAAAAGATGTCTATGCGGCATTGATGAAAGAACTTGACGAGGCGCAAGCTCAGTTTGATAGTGGTGCCGCAATGCCTGCACAACAGGATATCTTATTTGGTGGTAACCTTACTAAATGGAAACATTGGGCAAATTCATTGCATGCTATTATGGCATTAAGGCTTTCAAAGGTTGATCCAAACACAGGCAAAGCTGAGTATGCTAAGGCTGTAGCCGGCGGTTTAATGACTTCTAACAGCGATAACGCTGTTTATGCCTACCTGGCCGCTCAAACTAACGAGAACCCTTATTTTACAAACTACCGTAACCGTTATGATTATGCGGTAAGCAGTTTAGTTGTTAATACGTTAACTACCCTGAATGACCCGAGGTTGCCTGTTTACGCTGCTCCGACTGTATCAAATACATATGTAGGTTTACCTTATGGTACGTATGGTGATGCCTTAGGTAATTACAGCAAAGGAACACGTAGCAAACCAGGTAACATCTCTTTAATCGGCTTAACCGTATCTAATCAGGGATCGCCAACTGTATGGACATCATATGCCCAAATCATGTTTACACAGGCAGAAGCTGCCCACCTTGGCTGGATAGCCGGTGGTGACGGCGCCGCTGCTGATTACTATAATAAAGGTGTAGCTGCATCATTGGAACAAAACGGTGTTAGTACTACTAACGAATCCGCTTATCTTGCGCAGGCAGCAGTTCAGTTTTCGGCTGCAACAGCTATGGACCAGATCATGACCCAAAAATGGATTGCCGGTTTCTTAGGCAATGGTTGGGAGTCATGGGCAGAGTACCGTCGTACAGGTTTGCCTAAATTGCTTGATCCGGTTCCTGGTTCATTAAGCCCGGGCCAGAAAATTCCACGCAGGCAACAATACCCGCAAACAGAAAGTGATCTTAACACCGCTAATTACAATGCTGTAATAGCCCGTCAAGGTCCGGATGCACTTAATACAAGGGTATATTGGGATAAACAATAA